From the genome of Geoglobus ahangari, one region includes:
- a CDS encoding DUF354 domain-containing protein: MAERVAIFISTPAQFHFYRNIVEGLEKRGVEIRLLFRDYGETLEVVEEYDGFVFSKVRSNWDRIYKLPVDVLRARKHLAGFKPDLVTGFEIYAPYTAKLLGARSFVFYDSEPRVNRLLNLQIRAYLPFVDAILTPSAYLDDLGSKHLRVNAYKELAYLHPKYFTPDRNVLDELGVSENEYAILRFNAFDAAHDVGLKGFGFEEKIRLVKELEKHLDVFISAEGDNIPKELESNVLRVSKKKIHHVLYFARLAVCETGTMSTEAALLGTPAIFIHPRAFAFGVFKELEERYGLLYRFDSENSEDIFEKSLMLVNQKEVKSAWKEKLRKVLREKIDIAEFMVWFVEKYPESLEEFGDNPDLQYSFRWRE; encoded by the coding sequence ATGGCTGAGAGGGTTGCAATCTTCATATCAACGCCGGCGCAGTTCCACTTCTACAGGAACATAGTTGAGGGTCTGGAAAAAAGGGGAGTTGAGATCAGACTGCTGTTCAGGGATTACGGAGAAACGCTCGAGGTTGTGGAGGAGTATGATGGCTTCGTGTTCTCAAAAGTCCGATCCAACTGGGACAGGATATACAAGCTCCCCGTGGATGTGCTGAGGGCGAGAAAACACCTGGCGGGCTTTAAACCCGATCTGGTAACCGGCTTTGAGATATATGCGCCCTACACTGCCAAACTCCTTGGGGCGAGAAGTTTCGTGTTTTACGATTCCGAGCCGAGGGTGAACAGGCTTTTAAACCTTCAGATCAGGGCATACCTTCCGTTTGTTGATGCGATACTGACACCCTCTGCATACCTCGACGATCTGGGCAGTAAGCATTTGAGGGTTAATGCATACAAAGAACTCGCATATCTGCACCCGAAGTATTTCACTCCCGACAGGAACGTTCTTGATGAGCTTGGTGTCTCGGAGAATGAGTATGCTATTCTGCGTTTCAATGCATTTGATGCAGCACACGACGTTGGCTTAAAGGGGTTTGGCTTTGAAGAGAAGATCAGGCTCGTGAAAGAGCTTGAGAAACACCTTGATGTTTTCATATCTGCAGAAGGCGATAACATCCCTAAAGAGCTGGAATCAAATGTCCTGAGGGTGTCCAAGAAAAAAATACACCATGTTCTTTATTTCGCGAGGCTTGCAGTCTGCGAGACAGGTACAATGTCCACCGAAGCGGCTTTACTTGGGACTCCAGCAATCTTCATACACCCAAGAGCTTTTGCATTTGGCGTCTTTAAGGAATTGGAAGAGAGGTATGGGCTGCTGTACAGGTTTGACAGCGAGAATTCGGAGGACATATTCGAGAAATCGCTAATGCTGGTCAACCAAAAAGAAGTGAAGAGTGCTTGGAAGGAGAAATTGAGGAAGGTACTAAGGGAAAAGATAGATATTGCAGAGTTCATGGTGTGGTTTGTGGAAAAGTATCCAGAAAGCTTGGAAGAATTTGGAGATAATCCAGATTTGCAATACTCGTTTAGATGGCGTGAGTGA
- a CDS encoding carboxylate--amine ligase, translating to MKTKVLVSDGDHKNALAILRTFRNKYEVDVTTPFPKFLTLTAYSRYVKNVFVVNDENEDIYQKRLFSILARNKYDVFLPVGLKTYIISSKFRDELLGIVNSLVPTWDSMKIAYNKDATMEFAKKIGIPVPKTIVVRGEEDIRELENFPIVLKSSDEAGKFIRYCNDVNELRSGFWQLRSESKTEVIAQEYIRGYGVGFYSVCKGGKMYAVFMHRRLKEFPITGGPSAVAESFYSKKLFKYGKKICKKLKWTGPIMAEFKYSPEKDEFYLIEINPKLWGSLDLTISAGVNIPEIIMDLAMGNDPEPIKTYKKVKFRWVFPDELKVLMSGGETISEFLRIDKATYTNVSLKDPLPTMFQMAQGFVFGTIVLLSRKRKFPHGVVKT from the coding sequence ATGAAAACAAAAGTGTTGGTTAGCGATGGGGATCATAAAAATGCATTAGCTATTTTAAGAACATTTCGAAATAAATATGAGGTTGACGTTACAACTCCATTTCCGAAATTCCTCACACTTACTGCTTATTCACGATACGTCAAGAACGTTTTTGTGGTAAATGATGAAAACGAAGACATCTACCAAAAAAGGCTGTTTTCAATTTTGGCAAGAAATAAATACGATGTTTTCCTTCCTGTTGGACTTAAAACGTATATCATTTCGTCTAAGTTTAGGGATGAGCTACTTGGAATTGTCAATTCACTTGTACCTACATGGGACTCTATGAAAATTGCATATAACAAAGATGCTACAATGGAGTTTGCAAAGAAAATTGGCATTCCTGTACCAAAAACAATCGTGGTAAGGGGGGAGGAAGACATCAGAGAACTTGAGAATTTTCCCATAGTCCTGAAGTCTTCTGATGAGGCGGGGAAGTTTATAAGATATTGTAACGATGTAAACGAGCTTCGATCCGGATTTTGGCAACTTAGGTCCGAAAGTAAAACAGAAGTCATCGCTCAGGAATACATCAGAGGCTATGGTGTTGGTTTTTACAGTGTGTGCAAGGGTGGAAAGATGTATGCAGTGTTCATGCACCGGAGACTAAAGGAATTTCCGATTACAGGTGGACCAAGTGCAGTAGCTGAATCATTCTACAGCAAAAAATTATTCAAGTACGGTAAAAAAATTTGCAAGAAATTAAAGTGGACGGGACCAATAATGGCAGAGTTTAAGTATTCACCTGAAAAAGACGAGTTCTACCTCATAGAGATCAATCCTAAACTCTGGGGATCACTGGACCTGACAATTTCTGCGGGAGTCAATATACCAGAAATAATAATGGACTTGGCGATGGGAAACGATCCAGAGCCAATAAAAACTTACAAGAAAGTGAAGTTTAGATGGGTGTTTCCAGATGAGCTGAAGGTTTTAATGTCGGGGGGAGAAACCATAAGCGAATTTTTGAGAATAGACAAAGCGACTTATACCAACGTGTCATTGAAGGATCCCTTACCTACTATGTTTCAAATGGCACAAGGATTTGTGTTTGGAACCATCGTTTTGCTAAGTCGAAAAAGGAAATTCCCTCACGGAGTTGTTAAAACATGA
- a CDS encoding PHP domain-containing protein, whose product MRLGFHIHTKYSFDSLMDPREILKTCKKIKVDTVCITDHNSILGSIKAKKYEKEIGVSVILGEEVRTQYGEVIGVYINEEISSRDFDEVIDEIRSQGGISVLPHPFRGHKNVEYLASRVDVVEVWNGHSTPEENAKALELALKLKKPAIVGSDAHFYSEIKNAITECGSILDQEKKFYTAYPSPYVKELSNIVGHVRRGRIWNVVKPVYRMAKETIKFMFR is encoded by the coding sequence ATGAGGTTGGGCTTCCATATACATACGAAATATTCCTTTGATTCGTTGATGGACCCAAGAGAGATTCTCAAAACATGCAAAAAAATTAAAGTGGATACTGTGTGTATTACTGATCACAATTCCATTCTTGGATCAATAAAGGCAAAAAAATATGAAAAGGAGATTGGTGTGTCTGTTATTCTCGGGGAAGAAGTGAGAACACAGTATGGTGAGGTGATAGGAGTTTATATTAATGAAGAGATTAGCTCTAGAGATTTTGATGAAGTTATTGATGAAATACGATCTCAGGGTGGAATAAGCGTGTTGCCTCATCCTTTTAGAGGTCATAAAAACGTGGAATATCTTGCATCTCGGGTGGATGTTGTGGAAGTATGGAATGGCCACTCGACTCCTGAAGAAAATGCAAAAGCACTTGAATTGGCTTTAAAGCTTAAGAAACCGGCAATAGTTGGCAGCGATGCTCATTTTTATTCTGAAATTAAAAATGCGATTACAGAGTGTGGGAGTATACTCGATCAAGAGAAAAAATTTTACACCGCTTACCCGTCTCCATATGTAAAAGAGCTTAGCAACATTGTTGGCCATGTACGGAGGGGGAGAATTTGGAATGTGGTGAAACCGGTGTACAGAATGGCAAAAGAGACGATAAAATTTATGTTTCGATGA
- a CDS encoding polysaccharide deacetylase family protein: MGSVCWPAGKKFAICLTHDVDRVYKRWWHSLYYFVKTRDVHHIKTLLGVRGNPYWNFDRITELEEKYGVRSTFFFLEEKKKFEMTNPKTFPLSFGYYSFDDPRIIQAIRMLDSGGWEIGLHGSYESYRNEDLLRIEKSRLEKVLGKKVIGVRQHFLNLDVPGTWQIQKKVGFNYDASFGFRERVGWRDGKDLPFRPFEEDNFLVIPLTIMDVALERSSRGLKEAAEKVEAILKYAERRGSLVTVLWHQRVFNESEFPGWSKLYEKIIVEGKRRNAWFATCREVYEVFET, translated from the coding sequence ATGGGCAGTGTTTGCTGGCCTGCGGGAAAGAAGTTTGCCATCTGTCTGACACATGATGTTGACAGAGTGTACAAGCGTTGGTGGCACAGTTTATACTATTTTGTAAAAACAAGAGATGTTCACCACATCAAGACGTTGTTGGGCGTGAGAGGCAATCCGTACTGGAACTTTGACAGGATCACTGAACTTGAGGAAAAGTATGGTGTGCGCTCAACATTTTTTTTCTTGGAAGAAAAAAAGAAATTTGAAATGACGAATCCTAAAACGTTTCCTCTGTCGTTTGGCTACTACTCCTTTGACGATCCCCGAATTATTCAGGCAATTCGTATGCTCGACTCCGGTGGATGGGAGATCGGTCTTCATGGTTCTTACGAATCGTACAGGAATGAGGATCTCTTGAGGATTGAAAAAAGCAGACTTGAAAAGGTTTTAGGTAAAAAAGTGATCGGAGTGCGACAACATTTCCTGAATTTGGATGTTCCCGGTACTTGGCAGATTCAGAAAAAAGTCGGGTTTAATTATGACGCAAGCTTTGGCTTCAGAGAGAGGGTAGGCTGGAGGGATGGAAAGGATCTCCCGTTTAGACCTTTTGAAGAAGACAATTTCCTTGTTATTCCTCTGACAATTATGGACGTTGCCTTAGAGAGATCAAGCAGGGGTCTCAAAGAAGCAGCAGAAAAAGTAGAGGCAATCTTAAAGTATGCTGAGAGAAGAGGGAGCTTGGTAACTGTCCTCTGGCACCAGAGGGTTTTCAACGAAAGTGAGTTTCCGGGCTGGAGTAAGCTGTACGAAAAAATCATTGTAGAGGGTAAAAGGAGGAATGCGTGGTTTGCAACCTGTAGGGAAGTTTATGAGGTGTTCGAAACATGA
- a CDS encoding glycosyltransferase yields MYKPKVCLWCISSINSADFVERFKEEFDIVSIAIDIQDAKFKYDYTYTIKIPKLFNLKIFRILYSILFILPRMIYLFSKYDKIVDCHIIHYLFEPFTIPIFIVNPKKSILYFTYGSDYRYPSLKYVFKKVLNNKVNLVFSGSRIVKKELELLYGTESSKIDTTLTFGCDTDIFRRFPLNYRNKLRQKYHISNDLFTLFYPRKLTRLYNHHLVLESISFLKNNVREKIKLILINYGDQNYFSELIKLAEKLGIKDNVIIFENRLSKKEMAEIYNISDVTLSIPTNDGIGRSNVEAVLCGSVLLLNKNILNYKILFRDGKYCKYVEPTPQAISAELEDLILRLDELKIESERIRIARFVDWERNKKRIANKIREIIQIQKCGGKNGRG; encoded by the coding sequence ATGTATAAGCCTAAGGTTTGTTTGTGGTGCATATCCTCAATTAATTCAGCAGATTTCGTAGAGAGATTTAAGGAGGAGTTCGATATTGTTTCTATTGCGATAGATATTCAGGATGCTAAATTTAAGTATGATTACACATATACTATAAAGATACCAAAATTATTCAATTTAAAAATATTTAGAATTTTATATAGTATTCTTTTTATATTGCCAAGAATGATTTACCTGTTTTCAAAATATGACAAGATTGTTGATTGTCACATCATTCACTATCTTTTTGAGCCATTTACAATACCTATATTTATTGTCAATCCGAAAAAATCTATCCTTTACTTTACTTATGGTTCTGATTACAGATATCCATCTTTAAAATATGTTTTTAAAAAAGTCCTTAATAATAAGGTAAATTTAGTCTTTTCTGGTTCAAGAATAGTCAAAAAAGAGCTTGAATTATTATATGGAACAGAAAGCTCAAAAATTGACACTACTCTAACTTTTGGATGTGACACAGACATATTCAGGCGATTTCCATTAAATTATAGGAACAAACTTAGACAGAAATATCACATTTCTAATGATTTATTTACACTTTTTTATCCTAGGAAACTTACTAGACTTTATAATCATCATCTTGTATTAGAATCGATTAGTTTTTTGAAGAATAATGTTAGAGAAAAAATTAAACTAATTTTAATCAATTATGGTGACCAAAATTATTTTAGTGAATTGATAAAACTTGCAGAAAAACTGGGAATTAAAGACAATGTAATTATTTTTGAAAATAGGTTATCAAAAAAAGAAATGGCAGAAATATATAACATCTCAGATGTCACTCTAAGCATTCCGACCAATGATGGAATTGGCAGATCTAATGTAGAGGCTGTTCTGTGTGGGTCAGTCTTATTATTGAACAAGAATATACTAAACTATAAAATCTTGTTCAGGGATGGCAAGTACTGCAAATACGTTGAACCCACTCCCCAAGCAATCTCTGCGGAACTTGAGGATCTTATACTCCGGCTGGATGAGTTGAAAATAGAAAGTGAGAGGATCCGAATTGCGAGATTTGTAGATTGGGAAAGGAATAAAAAACGAATTGCTAATAAGATCCGAGAAATAATTCAAATTCAGAAATGTGGTGGGAAAAATGGCCGAGGGTAA
- a CDS encoding acetyltransferase: MAEGKKVVIFGTSSFAEVAYYYLTKDSPYEVVAFTVDRNFITKKEKFGLPVVSFEEVEKIYPPEEFKMFIAVGFGRVNRLRAEKYYQAKEKGYELISYVCSKAIVWDNVKIGDNCFIFEANVVQPFVKIGNNVIIWSGNHIGHHTVIGDHVFIASHAVISGHCKIGAYSFIGVNSTLRDGISIAEDCIIGASALIVKDTQKGGVYGGQPAKLLRTVYEKELAVQE; encoded by the coding sequence ATGGCCGAGGGTAAAAAAGTGGTAATATTCGGAACCAGTAGCTTTGCAGAAGTTGCATACTACTATTTAACAAAAGATAGCCCCTACGAAGTCGTAGCTTTCACAGTAGATAGGAATTTCATCACCAAGAAGGAGAAATTTGGCTTGCCGGTAGTGTCATTCGAAGAAGTTGAAAAAATTTATCCTCCAGAAGAGTTTAAAATGTTCATAGCTGTGGGTTTTGGTAGAGTAAACAGATTAAGAGCAGAAAAATACTATCAAGCTAAGGAAAAAGGCTATGAGCTTATAAGCTATGTTTGTTCAAAAGCAATTGTATGGGATAATGTCAAAATTGGTGACAATTGTTTTATCTTCGAAGCTAACGTAGTTCAGCCTTTTGTAAAAATAGGGAATAATGTAATAATATGGAGTGGAAATCATATAGGGCATCATACTGTTATTGGAGATCACGTTTTCATTGCATCACATGCAGTTATTTCTGGACACTGTAAAATTGGAGCCTATAGCTTTATTGGTGTAAATTCTACGCTGAGAGACGGTATATCTATAGCTGAGGATTGCATTATTGGTGCAAGCGCTTTGATAGTGAAAGACACACAAAAAGGGGGTGTTTATGGTGGGCAACCAGCTAAATTACTTAGAACTGTTTATGAAAAAGAATTAGCAGTTCAGGAGTGA
- a CDS encoding oligosaccharyl transferase, archaeosortase A system-associated, protein MNEKVEKYWHIPFILIAIAVGLYLRIANPWNNVFVPWMEGARLSGNDPWYYFRLIDSAIHNFPSRIWFDAFTHYPYGTYTHFGPFLVYLGALVSMLTGATTPAEIRTAIAFIPAFGGALLAIPAYVLTKEVFGKRAGVISAFVVVLIPGQLMARSVLSFNDHHIWEVFWQTLTLGTFILAYNRWKDYTGEVKNPKMLAYPVIAGVSMGMYLLAWAPGFISALMILLFVFFAFLLKESHKADLKNLAFVSVATFLVASLIYLPFAFKYPNYSTNRYSMFQFFVLFGSTILVLAFYIIERYTRNKIFDKFGINRKYAFPAILVVLSAIIVAAVLTLAPDFARNLQYIFRVVQPRGGQLTIAEVQPFFSMGGKFSLTPAWQNFSITFFFAIPAMFYYAYRFIKTKDEKLLFILIWGFAMLVALAGQNRFAYYFGVVSAVFASAIASEILERVRFYDYISAAIRSDERAMKKIGARSVIAGILVLLVLVYPTFSQANEYSRYSAGGINKQWYDALTWMRDNTPGKEVYDEFYYQLYKSPENFREPYPYYPEGVYSVMSWWDYGHWITAIAHRIPVANPFQQGIGNKYNNVPGAAPFFTAFNESYADSIAEKLGVKYVVSDVEMATGKFYAMAVWAEGSLEKAGQMYFAGSGIVYVDVQGNLGISLTGRVPLGARPISGINIPSENYYRTMEAKLHIFDGRGLKHYRMVYESGFGTNTYSGFQELAYRNIYNSLYDKKLGFGKVDALSTGYVKVFERVKGVTVKGKASGDEVTAKVTIKTNQGRTFEYIQKVKVVNGEYELILPYAQNTTYPVKPMSAYTIESGGVVKTLEVSDEQVENGGVIVLDLI, encoded by the coding sequence ATGAACGAGAAAGTGGAGAAGTACTGGCACATTCCCTTTATTCTCATCGCTATAGCTGTTGGCCTTTACCTGAGAATTGCAAATCCGTGGAACAACGTCTTCGTGCCGTGGATGGAGGGTGCGAGGCTGAGCGGCAACGATCCATGGTACTACTTCAGGCTGATAGACTCAGCAATACACAATTTCCCGAGCAGAATATGGTTCGATGCGTTCACACACTACCCCTACGGCACGTACACACACTTCGGCCCGTTCTTGGTTTACCTCGGAGCACTGGTATCTATGCTGACCGGAGCGACAACTCCGGCTGAGATAAGAACAGCTATCGCATTCATCCCGGCGTTTGGCGGAGCACTGCTGGCAATACCAGCATACGTCCTGACAAAGGAGGTTTTCGGAAAGAGGGCCGGAGTTATCTCCGCATTTGTTGTGGTTCTGATTCCCGGTCAGCTAATGGCGAGGAGTGTTCTGAGCTTCAACGATCACCACATATGGGAGGTGTTCTGGCAGACGTTGACCCTCGGCACGTTCATCCTCGCATACAACAGGTGGAAAGACTACACTGGAGAAGTGAAGAATCCAAAGATGCTCGCGTATCCTGTCATCGCGGGAGTGTCCATGGGCATGTACCTGCTGGCGTGGGCTCCCGGGTTTATCTCAGCCCTCATGATTTTGCTGTTTGTATTCTTTGCATTTTTGTTAAAAGAATCACACAAAGCAGATCTAAAAAACCTTGCGTTCGTTTCAGTGGCCACATTCTTAGTTGCCTCACTTATCTACCTTCCTTTTGCCTTTAAATATCCGAATTATAGTACAAACAGGTACTCTATGTTTCAGTTCTTTGTACTCTTTGGTTCAACCATACTTGTGCTTGCTTTTTATATTATCGAGAGATATACCAGAAATAAGATATTCGATAAATTTGGAATTAACAGGAAATATGCATTTCCCGCCATACTGGTGGTGCTGTCTGCAATAATCGTAGCTGCAGTTCTGACACTCGCTCCAGACTTTGCCAGAAATCTGCAGTATATTTTCAGAGTCGTCCAGCCAAGAGGTGGACAGCTCACGATAGCAGAAGTCCAGCCCTTCTTCTCCATGGGCGGAAAGTTCAGCTTAACACCGGCGTGGCAGAACTTCAGCATAACCTTCTTCTTCGCAATTCCGGCGATGTTCTACTACGCGTACAGGTTCATCAAAACGAAGGACGAGAAGCTCCTGTTCATCCTGATATGGGGCTTTGCCATGCTCGTTGCCCTTGCGGGACAGAACAGGTTCGCATACTACTTCGGAGTTGTCTCAGCGGTGTTTGCATCTGCTATAGCAAGCGAGATTCTCGAAAGAGTTAGATTCTACGATTACATCTCCGCTGCAATCAGAAGTGACGAGAGGGCCATGAAGAAAATTGGGGCCAGAAGTGTGATTGCTGGAATTCTCGTGCTGCTCGTTCTGGTGTATCCAACATTTTCTCAAGCAAACGAGTACAGCAGATACTCTGCCGGCGGGATAAACAAGCAGTGGTACGATGCGCTTACGTGGATGAGGGACAACACCCCTGGCAAGGAGGTTTACGACGAGTTCTACTACCAGCTTTACAAGTCACCGGAGAACTTCAGGGAGCCGTATCCCTACTATCCAGAGGGCGTTTACAGCGTAATGAGCTGGTGGGACTACGGACACTGGATCACCGCGATAGCCCATCGCATCCCTGTCGCGAACCCGTTCCAGCAGGGCATTGGCAATAAATACAACAACGTTCCCGGAGCGGCACCGTTCTTTACAGCATTCAACGAGAGCTATGCAGACAGCATAGCAGAAAAGCTCGGAGTCAAGTACGTGGTCAGCGACGTTGAAATGGCGACCGGCAAATTCTATGCGATGGCCGTGTGGGCCGAAGGGAGCCTCGAAAAAGCAGGACAGATGTACTTCGCAGGCTCCGGCATAGTTTATGTGGACGTGCAGGGGAATCTGGGTATATCGCTAACCGGAAGAGTCCCGCTCGGCGCGAGGCCGATCTCGGGCATAAACATACCGAGCGAGAACTACTACAGAACGATGGAGGCAAAGCTCCACATCTTCGATGGGAGGGGGCTGAAGCACTACAGGATGGTGTACGAAAGCGGATTCGGCACCAACACGTACTCAGGCTTCCAGGAGCTTGCGTACAGGAATATCTACAACTCCCTGTACGACAAGAAGCTGGGATTTGGCAAGGTGGATGCCCTGTCCACGGGCTATGTAAAGGTCTTCGAGAGGGTAAAGGGAGTTACAGTGAAGGGCAAGGCGAGCGGTGATGAGGTAACAGCCAAGGTCACGATCAAGACCAATCAGGGCAGGACATTCGAGTACATCCAGAAAGTGAAAGTGGTTAACGGAGAGTACGAGCTAATCCTGCCCTACGCGCAGAACACCACGTACCCTGTGAAGCCGATGTCAGCCTACACAATAGAAAGCGGTGGAGTCGTGAAGACACTTGAGGTGTCTGACGAGCAGGTGGAAAATGGAGGTGTGATCGTTCTCGACCTGATTTAA
- a CDS encoding sulfatase, which translates to MRNIVLITIDSLRYDAISDEYTPFISRLKDKGLFFERAYSLSSWTSPSVVGMLTSTYPLMYGGDLRIRYPRVSVAEILKSEGYATLGFTFHPYLDNKYGFGRGFDVYYDEIRASDLEGMSNSSQSKIVGVIKKVYDSKLMPKMLRNYIWLRMLYRRIVNRKLPYVPGFEINTMVKDHLEDMEEPFFLWVHYLDTHFPYVPLESDKSMDRIAKVNVEREKWFKFGRSIDKHILNELKELYLIKTKEVDKYVGDLVNYFKEIGLYKDTIFVITSDHGEEFYEHGGFHHEMKLYEELIHVPLVIIGNKLKSKVISANVSHIDLFPTIFDILGIPKPREWIGKNMLLNKSHIVFSEEGQKHYGSAFVDHTVRLDISFAKIAILFDEWKYIRGSDSEELYNLERDPTESLDLAGNSEYGNILDAFRNLYKRHLETVKTATPEKFIVSRVVKKRIVKYDRPVEKGFENNKL; encoded by the coding sequence ATGAGAAATATAGTTTTGATAACTATCGATAGCTTAAGATATGATGCGATATCTGACGAATACACGCCCTTTATATCTCGGCTTAAAGATAAGGGTTTGTTTTTCGAAAGAGCATACAGCCTCAGTAGCTGGACATCTCCTTCGGTAGTTGGTATGCTGACCTCTACGTACCCCCTTATGTATGGTGGAGATCTTAGAATTAGATATCCAAGAGTCTCCGTGGCAGAAATCCTTAAATCCGAGGGATATGCTACTCTGGGATTTACATTTCACCCTTACTTAGATAATAAATATGGTTTTGGTCGTGGATTTGATGTCTATTATGATGAAATACGTGCATCTGATTTGGAAGGTATGTCTAACTCTTCGCAATCAAAAATTGTTGGTGTCATAAAGAAAGTATATGATAGCAAACTTATGCCTAAAATGTTGCGCAATTACATATGGTTAAGGATGCTGTATCGGAGAATAGTCAACCGAAAATTGCCATATGTACCGGGGTTTGAGATCAATACTATGGTTAAAGATCATCTGGAAGATATGGAAGAACCTTTCTTTTTGTGGGTACATTATTTGGACACTCATTTTCCTTACGTGCCTTTAGAGTCGGATAAATCTATGGATAGAATAGCAAAAGTTAATGTCGAAAGAGAGAAGTGGTTTAAGTTCGGTCGTTCTATAGATAAACACATCCTGAACGAGCTTAAAGAATTGTACTTAATTAAAACTAAAGAAGTTGACAAATATGTAGGAGATTTGGTAAATTATTTCAAAGAAATTGGACTTTATAAAGATACAATTTTTGTTATAACGTCAGACCATGGAGAAGAATTTTATGAGCATGGTGGATTCCATCACGAGATGAAGTTATACGAGGAGTTAATTCACGTTCCACTAGTAATTATCGGAAACAAGCTAAAATCTAAGGTAATCTCAGCTAATGTTAGTCACATTGATCTTTTTCCGACTATCTTTGATATACTCGGCATTCCAAAACCTCGTGAATGGATTGGCAAAAATATGCTACTAAATAAATCACATATTGTCTTTAGTGAGGAAGGGCAGAAACACTATGGCAGTGCCTTTGTTGACCATACGGTAAGGCTGGACATATCCTTCGCAAAAATTGCAATTTTGTTTGATGAATGGAAATATATTCGTGGGAGTGATAGTGAAGAACTGTACAATTTGGAGAGAGATCCGACGGAATCGCTGGATCTTGCAGGAAATTCTGAGTATGGCAATATTTTAGATGCCTTCAGGAATTTGTACAAGAGACATTTGGAGACTGTTAAAACGGCCACACCGGAAAAATTTATTGTGTCGAGAGTAGTGAAAAAAAGAATAGTAAAGTATGATAGGCCTGTAGAAAAAGGCTTCGAAAACAATAAACTCTAA